Proteins from a single region of Aquamicrobium lusatiense:
- a CDS encoding ABC transporter permease, producing MHLNRGRADFLIGALILSLVAIAAIFSHQISGHDPFSQDLMKRMLPPFWMDGHDPEHFLGTDQLGRDYLARLLYGARIVLLIGVGATLFAGVIGITLGVLGGYFGGIVDSIVLFLITVRLSLPTVLVALAVVGMVGSSLAIVVSILALLLWDRFAVVARTTTMQIRHLDFIKSARVSGCSTSWILWREVLPNISEQLIVVATLEITLAILVEASLSFLGLGVPPPLPSWGLMIAEGKDQMYFNAWIVTLPGIALMLVVVAVNLVGDGVARLSDWNGNGSTR from the coding sequence GGCGCGCTGATACTGTCGCTGGTCGCCATCGCGGCCATATTCTCCCACCAGATATCGGGTCACGACCCGTTCTCCCAGGACCTGATGAAACGCATGCTGCCGCCCTTCTGGATGGACGGCCATGACCCGGAGCATTTTCTGGGCACCGACCAGCTCGGCCGGGACTATCTGGCGCGGCTGCTCTATGGCGCGCGCATCGTGCTGCTGATCGGCGTGGGGGCGACGCTGTTTGCCGGGGTGATCGGCATCACGCTCGGCGTGCTGGGCGGCTATTTCGGCGGGATTGTCGACAGCATCGTGCTGTTCCTGATCACCGTGCGCCTGTCGCTGCCCACCGTTCTGGTGGCGCTGGCGGTGGTGGGCATGGTCGGCAGCAGCCTCGCCATCGTGGTCTCCATTCTCGCCCTTTTGCTGTGGGACCGCTTCGCCGTGGTCGCCAGAACCACGACGATGCAGATCCGCCATCTCGACTTCATCAAGTCGGCGCGCGTTTCGGGCTGCTCCACCTCATGGATTTTGTGGCGGGAGGTTCTTCCCAACATTTCCGAGCAGCTGATCGTGGTCGCCACGCTGGAAATCACGCTCGCCATCCTCGTCGAAGCCTCGCTGTCATTTCTCGGACTGGGCGTTCCGCCGCCGCTGCCGTCCTGGGGGCTGATGATCGCCGAAGGCAAGGACCAGATGTACTTCAACGCATGGATCGTGACCCTTCCCGGCATCGCTCTCATGCTCGTGGTCGTGGCGGTCAATCTCGTTGGCGACGGTGTGGCCAGGCTCTCGGATTGGAATGGTAATGGCTCCACTCGTTGA